The Mauremys reevesii isolate NIE-2019 linkage group 1, ASM1616193v1, whole genome shotgun sequence genome has a segment encoding these proteins:
- the TMSB4X gene encoding thymosin beta-4: MSDKPDMAEIEKFDKTKLKKTETQEKNPLPSKETIEQEKQAGES; the protein is encoded by the exons ATGTCTGACAAACCAGATATGGCTGAAATTGAGAAATTTGACAAGACTAAATTGAAGAAAACAGAAACACAAGAGAAAAATCCACTGCCTTCAAAAGAAA CAATTGAACAGGAGAAGCAAGCGGGTGAATCGTAA